Genomic window (Aquipuribacter hungaricus):
GGAGGTCGGCAGCGGCGAGGGCGTCACCGGCAGCTGCCCGGGCAGCAGGGGCGCCACGGGCGGCGCGACGGGGACCACGTAGGACGCGGTGGCCACGACCGAGGGCCGCGAGGTCGCCTCGACCAGCAGGGTGGTGCTCAGGCCGGCCACGACGGCCGTGACCAGGGCCACGGGCCAGAACCTGCGCAGGGCAGGCCACAGCACGCTGCGCTGGGGGTGGTTCTCGGTCATCGGTCCTCCTCGGTGGTGGTGCGCCCGGGCTCGCCCGGGCCGGTGGCCCGTCCCAGGGTGCGGCGGTCGACCCAGAACGAGCCGACGCGCCGCAGGGCCGCCGCCCGGGGGCGGAGGGCTCCCACCGCCAGGTGCGTCAGCCTCAGGTGCAGCGGCGCCGAACGGACGGTCCCCGCCGGCCAGCTCCCCCTCCGGCGGAGCCGCAGCCTGCCTTGCAGCAGCGAGCGCGCGACGTCCGCCGTGGAGAACGGCCGTGCCACAGGGTACGTCTCGGTGCTCGCCTCGAAGGGGAAAGTTCCCCAAGAACGCACCTCCTGGCGGGTGGGGCTAGCCCAGAAGAGTGTCGCGACCTCGTCGGTGACGGCCCGCACGTCGACGTCCGGGTCCACCATGGCGAGGGTGCCCGCGAGCTCCTCGGCGTACAGCTGCAGGCCGGCGCGCACGTCCGGCGCCCCCCAGCCCTCGGCCGCGCCGAGCGGCCCCAGGACGGCGCGGGCGTGCCCGCGGACGACCTCGTAGCCGAGCACGCCGCCGTGGGAGGCGGTGGTGAACATCTCCAGCGCCACCCACAGGTCGGTGCTCTGCCGCAGCCCGGAGCCCGCCCACTCGTCGTAGGCGTACCCGGTGGGACGCCGGCCGGGCGTCGCCTCGCCGGGGCCGTCCAGGCCGTAGTAGCACTCCAGCGCCGGGCCCTGCCCGCCGTGGGAGCGCACCAGGTCGGTGAGGAGCGAGCCGATCGTGCCGTGGCCGGCCCCGTCGACGATGGCGTAGGGCGTGCCGTCCAGCAGGCCGACGTCGGCCAGGTAGCGGCCGAGGACGTCGCGGTCGGCCGCGCGCGACAGCTGGCCGGCGGCAGCAGCAGAGGCGGCAGCGGTCCCCGCGGTGGTGCCGTCCTGCGTGCCGTCCCCCACGGAGCCGGGCTGGTGGGCGGCCGCGACCGCCACCGCCACGAGCCGGCCGCGGGCGTCCGCGTCGAGCGGGGTGTCCCAGTCCTCCAGGCCGGCGCCGGCCAGGGCGGCGCGCAGCTCCTCCGGCGACCGGCCGAGCCAGCCCAGCCCGCTGCGGACGGTGAGCCGCTCCTGGCGGGACAGCACCGACTCCAGCAGGTCGGCCTGCGGGGCGCTGCGAAGCCAGGCCTTGCGGCTGCCGTGCAGGTAGCGCAGGTCCACGCCGGCCGTGCCGTCGGCCTGCAGGGCCGGTGCCAGGCGGCGGGCCATGGCGAGCATGACCTCGCCGTCGCGCGCGACGAAGTACAGCCGGGGCAGCCCGGCCTCGGCGGCACGGCGCAGGCACCACAGCACGTAGCCGGCGAGCAGCGGGCCCGCGACGCCGGCGACGACCTCGGCCCGCTCGCGCGGCATGGCCGGGCGCTCGCGGGCGAGGCGGAGCCGGGTGGAGCGGGACGCGCCGGCGAGCAGCCCGGACAGCCCGCCGGTGCGGGTGCAGGCGCCGTCGAGGACCGCCTCGTAGCGGGTCGGGGCGGCGTCGCGGAGGATCTCGCCGGTCACCCCGGCGCGGCGGGCCATCCGGACGTCGCCGTCGGGGTCGTGGCCGACGTGCACCCACTGCTCGGGGCGGCCGGAGCGGCGGGCGACCTCCAGGTAGAGGCCGCCGTCGGACTTGTCGGCGCCGAGCTCGTGCGACAGCCACAGCCCGTCGCCGGGGCGCGCGGCGCCCGCGTCCTCCAGGGCCTCGCGCAGCAGCCGGGCCGGCAGCAGCGTGTCCTCGACGAACCCGACGGCGGAGCCGACGGCGCGGGCGGCCTGCACACGCGCCAGCCCGCCGGGGACGACCCGCAGTCCGTCGCGCTCGACGGCGGTCTCGGTGTCCACGAGACGCGCGGCGGCGTCCTCGTCGAGGTCGAGCAGCCGGGCGAGCTCGACCGCCACGTCGTCCAGCGTGCAGCCGGCGCCGCGTCGGGCGCGGGCCCACTCCTCGGCCTGCTGCCGGGCCCGGACCACGACCTCGACGTCGGCCCGGACGAGCCCGTCCCGGCGGAGCCGGTGCGCCACGGCGTAGTGCACCGCACGGGCGGACCCGGCGGCGCGGTGGAGCACGGTGCCGACGACCGCGAAGGTCGCCAGGTCCTGCACGGGCGGGGCCGGGGCCGGGGCGAGGACGCCCCGCCCGGCGGCGTCGACGCTCACCGGGGGACCGTACCGCCCCCGGGGGCCGCGGCACCCCGGCGACGGCGGCGCGCGAGGACACCGAGGACCGACGACCGGAGGTCGTCGACGGTGGCGCGGGCCAGCAGGAAGGCCGCGCCGGCGAACACCGCGCCGCCCAGGAGCGCGACCACGGCCAGGCGGGCGGCCCCCTCGAGGTCCCACCCGAGCACGACCGCCAGCACGGCACCGGCAGCGAGACCGGCGGCGAGGGCGACGGCGAGCAGCTGGGTGTAGGCGGACATGCCCACCCCCAGGTCGCGGGCGATGACGGCGCCGCGCACCGCGAAGACCAGCCCGCCCCAGACCGACAGCCCGACGGCGATGGCGGTGAGCCCCCACTGGCCCAGCAGCACGACCAGCCCGAGCTGCCCGACCAGGGCACCCATGGTCAGGGTGAGCTCCCGGCCCGCGCGGCCGGTGCCGAGCAGGAGGTTGCGCTGGAGGTTGGCGAGCCCGGCGAACAGCCAGGTGGCCGCCAGGATGCTGGCGACGCCGGCGGACACGGCCCACTGGGAGCCGAACAGCAGCGGGACGAGGTCGGCGCTCACCAGAGCCATCGCCGTCATGACCGGGACGAGGACGAAGCCGCCGACCGACAGCAGCCGGGCGAAGGTCCGCCCGAGCCGCTCCGGCTCGTCCTGCAGCTCGGAGAAGACGGGGCCGGCGACCGAGCCGATGGCGGCGGAGCACAGGTCGACGACGGTGGAGGCGAGCCTGCCCGCCACGGTCCAGTAGCCGAGCGCGACCGTGCCGAGGACGGCGCCGACGAGGAACGGCTCGCCGGACTGGCGGGCGGCCCCGCCGAGCGTCACGCCGAGGGACTTGGAGCCGTAGCCGAGCATGTCCGCCGCGTCGGCGCGGGAGAACGTCAGCCGCGGCCGGAAGTCGCCGGCCCAGAACAGGATGACGCAGGCGACGACCACGCGGACGACGGTCTGGGCGACCAGCGCCCAGACCCCGGCGCCGGCCAGGGCGAGCCCGACGGCGACGACGATGGACAGGACCGTGGCCACGACCTGGCGGACCGCGAGCTCCTTGAAGCGGAGGTCCCGCTGCAGCAGCGCCGCCGGGACCCCGGACAGCCCCATGATGACGAGCGTCCCCGCGAGCACCGGGAGGACGAGCCGGAGCTCGGGGCTGTCGAACAGGTCGGCGACGGGGACGGCCAGGGCCGCCAGCGCCACCGCGAGCACGGTGCCGATCGCGGTGGAGATCCAGAACGCCGTCGACGCCGCGCGGGGCGTGAGGCCGCGCTTCTGGATCACCCAGGGCGTGAAGCCCGCGTCGCTGATCGTGGCCAGCATGGTGATGACGGCCATGGCGAGCGCCACGACGCCGAACTCCTGCGGGCTGAGCAGGCGCCCGAGCAGGACGAACGCGAGCAGGGAGCTGATCCGGACGAGCCACTTCTGCGCGGCCGCCCAGAACACGCCGACGACCGCCCGCTCGCGGATGCCGGGCCGGTCGTCGCCCGGGGCGCCGGCGAGGGAGCTGTCGGCACCGGGCTCCAGGGGGGTGCTGCTCACCCCTGCTCGGCGTAGCCGGGGCTCGCGTAGCCGAGGCCCACGCGGTCCTCGGGGACGAACGGCCCGCCGGGCGGGGTCCCCACCTGGACGTCGGCCCAGGAGTCCTCGCCCTCGCGGTCCCAGAGGAACTCGCGGCGCTCGTCGGGGTCGGCGTCGGTGGGGTCGACCCAGACGTCGGAGGTGACGAGCGGCCAGTCGAGGTCGTCGCGCCACAGCATGTAGGCGCTGCGGTCCTCGGCGCCGGTGATGTCGACGCGGCGGAGGTCGAACAGCTCGGGCTCGGGCTGGTCGCCGAACTGCTTGGGGAGCAGGAAAAAGCCCTGGTACCCGGTGCTGCCGGTGAGGCCGTCGACGCGGAGCTCGGCCGGGCCGGCCCAGGCCTGGATCAGGTCGCCGTGGTGGCCGTCGACGGTGCCGAACACCTCGCCGACCCAGATGTTCTGCAGCTGCACGACGGCGCCCTCGCGCTGGTCGAGGTTGATGCCCTCGCCCAGGCCCTCGCCGGTGAGCTTGACGCCCTCGATGTGCACGGTGCCGGTCTGGTCGCGCAGGTACAGGGCGCGCAGGCCGCTCTGCTCCTCCTCCTCCTGCGGCGGGACGCTGATCTCCCCGCCGACCATGACGACGTTGCGGCCGCCGTAGACCGACAGCCCGCCGGAGGACACGAGCGGCTCGTCGGGCAGGACCAGCTCGTAGTCCTTCTCCTGGTCGAGCTTGAGGCTGGTGTCCTCGGCCGTGATCTCCACGACGGTCGGGTCCTCGAGGACGGGCGGCGCCCAGCTGAGCGGCTCGCCGGGGCCGACGGCCGGCTCGGCGGGCTCCTCCGGCGCGGGCGCCGGGGCGGGGGCGGTGGACGTGCTCTCCGGCCCGGGGTCACGGGTCAGCACGAACGCGACCGCGGCCACGAGCAGCAGGACCACCAGCAGCGCGGCGGCGACGAGCGGGCCGCGGCGGCGGGGTGCCCGGGCGGGCGCCGGGTCTGCCTGGGGGGTGTCGGTGAGCGTCATGCGTTCCTTCCTGCCGGCCGGCGGGCCGGGCGTCCGCGGCGGGCGGACGTCTGGTGCTCGGACCACGAGCCCCGGACCGGGGACGCGGCTCGGTCCTCCCCGCCTGCGGCAGGGAGGACCGGGTCGGTCGGGATCAGTATGCGCCGCGGGCCTGGACGACGGCCCGGACGGTGCGGACGAGGATGCTGAGGTCGAAGCCGAGGGACCAGTTCTCGACGTAGCGGACGTCGAGGCGGCTCGACTCCTCCCACGACAGGTCCGAGCGGCCGTGGACCTGCCACAGGCCGGTGATGCCCGGCTGGACCAGGAGGCGGCGACGGGTCACCGCGTCGTACTGCTCGACCTCGGCCGGCAGCGGGGGGCGGGGGCCGACCAGGGACATGTCCCCGATGACGACGTTGAGCAGCTGGGGCAGCTCGTCCAGGGACGTGCGGCGCAGGAAGCGGCCGACCCGGGTGATGCGGGGGTCGCTCTTCATCTTGAACAGCGGGCCGGCGCCGTCGTTCTGGGCGGCGAGCGCCGTGAGGCGGGCCTCGGCGTCGACGAACATGGTGCGGAACTTGTAGATCCGGAACGCGCGGCCGTGGCGGCCGACCCGGGTCTGGACGAACAGCGCCGGGCCCTTGCTGTCCAGGCGGACGAGCAGCGCGA
Coding sequences:
- a CDS encoding lipopolysaccharide biosynthesis protein; this encodes MSSTPLEPGADSSLAGAPGDDRPGIRERAVVGVFWAAAQKWLVRISSLLAFVLLGRLLSPQEFGVVALAMAVITMLATISDAGFTPWVIQKRGLTPRAASTAFWISTAIGTVLAVALAALAVPVADLFDSPELRLVLPVLAGTLVIMGLSGVPAALLQRDLRFKELAVRQVVATVLSIVVAVGLALAGAGVWALVAQTVVRVVVACVILFWAGDFRPRLTFSRADAADMLGYGSKSLGVTLGGAARQSGEPFLVGAVLGTVALGYWTVAGRLASTVVDLCSAAIGSVAGPVFSELQDEPERLGRTFARLLSVGGFVLVPVMTAMALVSADLVPLLFGSQWAVSAGVASILAATWLFAGLANLQRNLLLGTGRAGRELTLTMGALVGQLGLVVLLGQWGLTAIAVGLSVWGGLVFAVRGAVIARDLGVGMSAYTQLLAVALAAGLAAGAVLAVVLGWDLEGAARLAVVALLGGAVFAGAAFLLARATVDDLRSSVLGVLARRRRRGAAAPGGGTVPR